The sequence CCAACCAGGATGGCGCCTGTCAAGCCTCGTTTTTAGGTATTAAATTTTGaactttgcattttgaagaATTCTCTCGGCCATCGTAGGCAAAGGCGTAGCCTGCCGCTCTGTGAGTACCACGAAAGAAAGGTCCATACACAAAAATAAATGACCATAGGGAGTATGGAGACTTATGTGACTACTCAGAGGTCCCAAAACTTCGGCAAAATAAGCAGTCACGTTCAACCCGTCTTGTATTACGCATAACTAGGTCATAGAAAGTAGATTTGCGTCTGGTCAGCCATGTCAAAGTCCAGCTTTGAACACAAACACACGTGCGACCTAGCGCGCTCGCTCGCGCATCTGTTCGTGTTCAAATATAGACCCTcctttttctcgagggtctatggttcaaaGGGAGACAAGTTCACCAGCGGTTCCCTTGTCCAAAATTACCAATTTCCCTACAATCCATTGTTCAGCATGCAGCATATGTCTTTCACTTCGCACATGACTTACGGGTGGTTTGTTGTGTAAAACTTCTAATAACTGAGATAGTGTTGCCGAAAATATGAGTTGTCTAACGTGACTTTACTCGATCTGAAGCTCCAAGTGATGTACATCCTCCCTCTTGAAATGATTGCAGCGCCATAATGTAAAATAACAGACACCGTGTACACAGTGGGAAGTATAAACGGCTGCAGCAAAGCCGTTAACATCGGCAATAGTGTTGAGTTACATGCTTGCGTCCTCCTTTTACTATTGACTGAATTACAGTTAATTTTGAGGTAAAACAAGGCAAAAGTTTCTATTCCTATTTAAAAACATATATAAACTCTCTCATCTATCATGTCTGTGTAGTGTTTTCTAAAAGCAAAGTATCGctaaattcaattatttatgtCTTGAGTCAATGCGTGACGTCATGGCTCTGAATGGTTTAGATTGCTCTAGATATGAATATTAatttagaaaacaaacaaactatgTCATGTTCTTCAATCCAAAAATATTTCCAGTCAGCGCTTGGAATATTGTGAAAGCACTTTTATTGCCTATTAAGCACTCAATATTGACTTAAACATATCCCAGCTGGTGACTTTtagaaaacaagtcattgacaatgacatagtccccacttgtaataggagtattagtcttgagggggcagggaaatgaggtcattaagaagtatcactaaagtgtatatgttcagatctatggacacataggtctatgtcattgttcccaatttgaaacaagaggcatgtctaagttatggttctaaatcgggaaaaaagatcaaacctctagctgtattggccagccaagaaatacatatgtgcataataaatgaggtacaagatgtgacatcttaaggtctattatcctatcaaaattgaaacgtaaagaacttgtgattactgagttatgcatatatatgcatattcaaggtcaaaggtcatcaaggtcacgtgacatttgaaaaaaaaacattgtattgctaattaatccatatatgccaaaattcagacctctagctctattggcttgcccacaattatatatgggcataattaacgaggtaaaacatgtgttgtcataaggtctcccatcctactaaatataaaggacatagcacttgtggttacttatttattgacataatcgtgtattttaggtaaaaggttatcgaggtcacatgacattttgtcaaaaaatttatttctactatagtctatccctatatactaaaaatcatacatttacctctattggcttgctcaaaattagatatgcacataatgaatgaggtacaatatgtggcgtcataaggtgtcccatcataccaaatatgaagggtgtagcacttgtggttcctgagttatggacaaatatgtatatttggggtcaaaggtcaccgaggtcacgtgacattttgtcaaaaaaattgtattgctaagttatccctatataccaaaaatcagacctctagctctattggctcgctcaaaattagatatgcacataattaatgaggaacaatatgtggcgtcataaggtgtcccatcataccatatatgaagggtgtagcacttgtggttactgagttatggacaaatatgtatatttgaggtcaaaggtcaccaaggtcacgtgacattttgtcaaaaaaattgtattgctaagttatccctatataccaaaaatcagacctctagctctattcgctcactcaaaattagatatgtgcataattaatgaggtacaatatgtggcgtcataaggtgtcccatcataccaaatatgaagggtggtagcatttgtggttactgagttttggacaaatatgtatatttgaggtcaaaggtcattgaggtcacattacattttttcaaaataattgtattgctaagttatccctatataccaaaaatcagacctctagctctattggcttgctcaaaattacatatgcgcataattaatgaggtacaatatgtggaatcataaggtgtcccatcataccaaatatgaagagtgtagcacttgtggttactgagttatgcacaaatatgtatatttgaggtcaaaggtcattgagatcacttgacattttgtcaaaaaaattgtattgctaagttatccatatataccaaaaatcagacctctagctctattcgctcactcaaaattagatatgtgcataattaatgaggtacaatatgtggcgtcataaggtgtcccatcataccaaatatgaagagtgtagcattgtggttactgagttttggacaaatatgtatattgaggtcaaaggtcattgaggtcacttgacatttttttcaaaaaattgtattgctaagttatccctatataccaaaaatcagacctctagctctattggctcgctcaaaattacatatgcgcataattaatgaggtacaatatgtggaatcataaggtgtcccatcataccaaatatgaagagtgtagcattgtggttactgagttatgcacaaatatgtatatttgaggtcaaaggtcactgagagtcacgtgacattttgtcaaaaaaattgtattgctaagttatccatatataccaaaaatcagacctctagctctattggctcgctcaaaattagatatgcacataattaatgaggtacaatatgtggcgtcatagggtgtcccatcaaccatatatgaaagtttaccacttgtggttactgagttatggacaaatatgtatattcgaggtcaaaggtcaccaaggtcacatgacattttgtcaaagtgtctgagatatctgagtgaacggatggactcacggactgacatgacccaatctatgagccccctggactttatctgtggggacttaaaactgtgtcactgcatcctttttgcaatatgaatacgatgagaaactaaatttttatttatcttggccttatacatgggagtctatgtactgccttatacatgggagtctatggactgctttatacatgggagtctatagactgccttatacatgggagtctatggacttccttatacatgggagtctatggtctgccttatacatgggagtctatggactgccttatacatgggagtctatggactgccttatacatgggagtctatggtctgccttatacatgggagtctatggactgccttatacatgggagtctatgttcTCACGTCCCAATTGcgctgggagtgtgagaacacagtgtgagaacaatttgttctcacactctgtattgttgcgcgaccgaacacctcgtatgtgaaacgtatgttgattggtcaattctgctcagcgcccagttctctgtacgaattatttgacgaatagaacatcgcgtaatgtacaactggcactaTATAGCGGACAGACGACTGAAccgcagagtgaacaggttgttctagatttgagtacggtcagcgcggcgtcggcaacaaatacacggaggatgaccgcttttatgttgtaacgggagaattcaggccattacaaacctatcggctatttacgctcgtcgacatattttctggagaagaactgacttgacagcgatacagtTAGCGAAAAACTTCGATAGAGCGAGCCATTGCACACGaggctgtagcagacgacagctttcacgcaatgtcatcaacagatggccaccagagctgtttcgcaacattttcctcagatgacctggagaatttgtggctgaccaacaaaacaaaattgccatatcggtaatatacatgttaacGTGTTTGGTATGCTCATCAATGAaaggaacttcatttttctttgcgGAATGCTACAAACGAAACAAGAGCAATCGGGTGCTGGTTTTTGATAGTATTAAcctaccacaataaaatgcaattttctaaagatattggagggacgtgagaaaaataatcccacaccccaatgggttgggatggaatgtctcacactcgttggggaattctgtctcacactcgccgaagacagaattccccaactcgtgtgagacattccatcccaacccgttggggtgtgggattctattattctcacgtccccagtgcacttggagtgtgagaacacagtgtgagaacaatttgttctcacactctgtattgttgcgcgaccgaacacctcgtatgtgaaacgtatgttgattggtcaattctgctcagcgcctAGTTCTCTGTGCGAATTATTTGACGAATAGAACAtcgcgtaatgtacaactggcactataggggacagacgactgaaccgcagagtgaacaggttgttctagatttgagtaGCATACGGTCAGCGCGGCGTCGGCAACAAATACACGGAGGATgaccgcttttatgttgtaacgggagaattcaggccattacaaACCTATCGGCTATTTTCGCTCGtcgacatattttctggagaagaactgacttgacagcgatacagttagcgaaagacttcgatgagcgagccatttgcacacgaggctgtagcagacgacagctttcacgcaatgtcatcaacagatggccaccagagctgtttcgcaacattttcctcagatgacctggagaattttgtggctgaccaacaaaacaaaattgccatatcggtaatatacatgttaacgtgtttgatatgctcatcaatgaacggaacttcatttttctttgcggaatgatacaaatgaaacaagtgcaatcgtgtgctggtttttgatagtataaacctaccacaataaaatgcaattttctaaagatattggagggacgtgagaaaaataatcccacaccccaatgggttgggatggaatgtctcacacacgttggggaattctgtctcacacgagccttcggctcgtgtgagacagaattccccaactcgtgtgaaacattccatcccaacccgttggggtgtgggattctattagtctgccttatacatgggagtctatggtctgccttatacatgggagtctatggaggtgaaaactaaaaagtcctttACCACGGCCAAAtatgatcgcattgtgaaacaaatcgacgtgcatctgtatgaggtatggtactatccttgtaccaagtttgaacgaaatcactccaggcgtctctgagatatctgcgtgaacggacggacgcacgcacggacggacggacggacgcacggacatgaccaaacctataagtccccccggacggtgtccgtggggactaataattgCTCAGCGAGTATTGATATAACTCAAATGAATTATCATCAAACGCAGTGAAAAATACAGTAAAGAAATATGGCAACTTCAAGAGTTAGATTAGGTTTTTcggaaaaatattttatgaacatGATTTCAATTCAAtaaattgttacaaaagtaaAGGACAGTGTTCTCTAGGTTTTTCATTGACCCTAGAACTGGAGTCGATGGGTTCAACAATCCATGGGTATGTGTGGGGCATTGTATACACGACTGTTTCCTACTCTAGGATGCCATGTTTCTCAGGAATTTTTTGCCGCTGCTGAAAATTTCAGATCGCCTTGTTTCAGTTGAACGGGACACAATAATCCCTTTTTGTGGACACCAGCAGAAAACACCACcaaggtacacgatgtgcccataATGTGGCTGACGGGCCATTCAGGACCCAAGCTACACATCAgaggaaataaaacatttttcattgatttatAAAGTACAATAATGACTTTGTTAACAATCTCAAACTAAAATGGTTTTGAAAACAACTGCGTCACCACCGTACATCATTATTCCCAAATGCCagttaaaagaaacaaaaagttTGGTTTTTGACCttagagagaaaaaaagaaggaaaaaaaatgtgctgttgcgccacttttaaaaatatttcctgaccaaaaacagatttttttgACTTCTTATTCTTATGGTCCTCGGGGTATCAAGGTTACCGTTAATAGTCGACGTATTGTGGATTGATAAGCGGGATCGAATTCCACTGAATTTCAATCTTTAATTGACAATTGAAGGTTGTTGGTGCTACGACAtgtttttccatatttttacgGGTTCCAAAAATTTTGAAGGATGTACGCTGTATCTTCAATAAACATCAACATACAAGGCCAGTGACCGGTTACTTGCTGTCTTTCCTCTCTTGGCGATAATACTGTTCATGGAAATTGTTCAATGTTGTTTCTCTTCAAGAATAAGACACGATTCACTGTTACAACTGGAGAGCCGTTGCCAGATACAGTTTGCAATCCCCTGAAAATTTTGGTGAGGGagcatatttattgttttggTGGTTTACAGTGCCGAGAATTAACCTTTCCCTTAATcaataattgatgcaaataacGTTGGTCATATACCGTTCGCCAAGGTTTGTACAAATTGCTGTGAATAAAAACGTAGTCGGCAGTTCCCTGTTACATAACGTTTTACACTTATAACTACTCCATCTCTACCGCCGGTTACTTTGTTAGAGggtatgttttatttgtttgcaaGGATTTTTCAGCTTGTTTGAAGGTCCTTTCGACAGCAAAATAATCTGGAAAGGCGTATAGTTGACGTACTGGTACAAAATGCCGGGAGACAGCGATTTTGTCGCTTTAGTTCTCGGTTGATGTTAGCTTGGAGTAGCTGTACAGATTGGCTCTGAAGGTCTTAGTGTCGCTGTATTTTTTGTAAGAACTGAACGTCACGCGATTTTCATGAATAGAAGCACGTACATCTTCAACGTCACGGTCCCTGAAGGTGCACGTCGCATTCTGGTTAAATACCGAGTTTGTGGCCATTTTAACGTCAGAACTTCAAAACTAAAATTCGAAAAGAGAATGAATAATAATTCAACACCACACTTACTCACATATGATGGAGGTGGTTGCACCTCCGGACAGGCAGAAAAGAATTAGGAGATAAAACAAGAAGAAACATTGGCGAATTAATGACAATAACACTTGAGATTGAACGACATCCTCGTTCTGATTTCATAACAATGTTTTTATCTCATACCTCCCTACATGCCCGAGAAAGTGACACCGGGAATAAGATTTACAGTGCAGAAGACCAGCTTCATGATAAAATTTACCCTTTTGTTCAAGTAACTTTGAATCATCATGGGATGAGTAGTACGCGTGCAATAGAGTTCAAAACCTTGAGGCGTCTTAAATATTACAAAAGACGAAACTTTCGATAAGTTGACAATAGGACACGCTGTACGAGTTCTTCAGGTTAATATAATACAGCACTATATATATTTAAGAAGCGGCCAATATTCCTCTTAAAAAACCAATGGCGACTTTTCATCCATGTAAAATTCCTGTGTAAAAAATAACGTCTCAGTTATATATAAACCTAGCGCGCCCTCACGCTATTGGATATTTCAGCCTATCAGCTTTCAGGAGATGTTTCCATCAAGTCCTGCTAAGATATAAATCTTGCACTCCTTCATCCAAAAAGTACAACTGCAGTTCGTAAGACATGAACAATTCAACGAGCACAAACGTTTCCTTCGAAGACACTTTTTCACGTTTTACGGCAATTCCACCTGGATGGGTGTTAACACTGACAGGTGTCATCGAAGTGTCTCTCTCTGCGTCGGCGATATTTGGAAACCTGATGTTTGTTATAGTTTTCTGTCTGCAAAAGAAGCTCAGAACGACCATCAACATGATGCTGTTCAACCTGAGCATCACAGACTTGATTTCGCCGATACTGGTATCATCTGTTGCAAGTGATAGTCTCCTCAACCGTCGCTGGAGATTTGGTTATCCACTTTACGTCTTTTACAGTGTGCTGCACCCAATATTGCTGCAGATATCTATGTGGCTTACAACTTGCGTTGCAATAAACCGGTATATTTGTATAGTTCATCATGAGAAGTACCACCGATTCAGCACCAGGAAGACACTATCCCTTGCCCTTGTGTTCAGCTGGTGTTTTCCAATAGTAACTCAAGCTTATCTGCACTCCCGACCAAATGCATGCAGGTACATAGTGGGCATCTTTCCGTGCATTTCTAATGCCAGCGGGGCGTTCACATTTGCCTCCATAGCAGTTCAAATTTTACTCACCACCTACAGCTACCTTGccttatttttcttcatacgTAGAAGCAGAATGCGGATACAAGCTCACAGTGCGGGCGAAGAAACcttgacaaacaacagcaagacaCCAAGTCTACAGGAAATTCGCACTCTGAAAGTTTTGGTAGTTGTGTTCATGTTGATTATCTTCGGGTACGTACCTGCACCACTGTCGAGTGTCATTGTTAGGATAACGGGAAAGAAAGTGATGCCAGAACTTCTGTTTTTGTTGTACCCGGCGATACACATCGGGGGATCCGTCAACCCGATACTTTACGGACTCAGTAACAAAAATATCAGAGACGCCTACAGACAGTTATTTACCGGAAAAATGACCGTCGGTCGGTTATGCCGTAGCGTTGACGATGACTCACAAGTGTCAGCTACGTAAGTTGAAAAAATGCGTATAAAGCCGATTATCATCAGATGAGGTGCACATCTGTGATAACATTTACACATCTTGTATGAAATGTATCTTATTTCATTCGTTATGTTGTTTTCGCTGTAAATACGTTAGGCTAGCATCAAACCTTCAATAAGCTATTTTCACATGACTAGTAAATTTCTCATGGTTTTCAATGGGCCGTCATGTCTTGATTCTTAACGATAATACATGTTATTGCACTGTACGGAACTTTACGGAACATTTTAGTTTatattcatttcattcattGTCTTTTGACATTGTCATTTCTTGTacgtaatttaattttaaagtgtattGCTTCATCATTGAATTTCTCTTGTGCAATTATATTCCCATGATTATTTATGCTGTGCATATTGTTTCTTACTTAAATTcacatttcaataatatttgttaTAGATAGTGACAGAAAATGTCATTGTTGACCTGTATAAATTACACCAGTGCGCACACTGAAGTAAAATGTTGGCATTCCTTCAATACTGTTTTCTAAACTAGAAATTAAATGGTGGAAAAAATAAGAAGAAACGGATATTCACTCAAAATTGTCTCCGCCATCCCTTATATACATCAATCGACACAATCGGCCGGTGCAAGAATGTCGTTCTACAGCAGTGCAAGTTTAGAATTCAAACTCTACTTCGAACAATAATCAAGATTGTTTTCTGTCAAGGCTAGTAAATGAGAGTTGCTGAATATGTTAGATTTAGTCCAGTGGATGTCACTAGATTACCGTTCACACATTTGAAAGTAGAACTAAGTGCTGACACATGATTCAACCAGGCAAATATGTCACATGTGCAGTTTGCAGGCGCATGCATCGATTATATTGAGTGCTGTCAGTTTCGATTATTTACGACCATTTCAAGGGTAAATGTTTGATAGTGTAAGAATTGTTTCATCACTGTTTTGAGTACTGTAATGACTTTTTGCGGAGTCAGTAAAATAATACTACAAACATTTAGGTTCTCATTATCTTTACACCAGAAACTCCAAATACAGAAAGCTCACAATTAGTCCCTATATAAATTAATGCTTATCACAGTTTTGCTCCATGagctctacagcgtgtggaggagGTCGCAGTAAGAAAATTGTAAGAACTTAGCTcgattattgaaccactctttttaagggtcgagcggttttgactgtgatgtctagctaagtgactgggtgccgtacgtcGTGAGTTGGAATGCGGTCGAATATCTACTAAATTGCATTTGTACCAGATTGTGTGTCATTAAAATGCGGTTCATGACAGAATATGTACCAATTGATGATGTCATCTCAACATATTTTCATAATACTGAACCTGGAGTTTCTTGCCTGAGAACTCTATGACACAGGAAACACGTTTGCAACAATAATCACTTTCTCGATACCACGTGAATTTGTAAACTTGCTCATTATTCTGTTTTTGGGAGTGTTTTGGTTTTTTATTGCTTCACTTTGCATGATGTATCAGAAGTGACAAGATGACAGCGCCTGGAACTAATTTAAACCTACAGAGAAACAGTACCACATTCCTTTTGGCAAATGCATTCTGTAAAGTTTTACCTTCTTTGCCGCGCAAAGCATTCAACAATATACTGACAAACCATAAACTTATCAAACTTTTACTTAATTCGAATTTGCATCTATATCTACTTACGTTGTGGAAAGCGTTGAAGTGTGGAATTGAGCAACTAATGTCTAACTTTGTCTTGTAAATAGAAATAAAGACTTGTGCTAGTGGATATGTTAAATATCATGCACAAGGTAATGAGTGGTctaattataaaaataatttgaaatgtttgtatATAAATAGTCATAAGGGTTTCTCCGACGAAGGTCTGACGACCACcaaagtaaaatgtaaatatattttggTGTAAGTAGTATGTACTTGTAACGTAACGTTGTCATTTAATACTGAATTTAGGGCGAATCCTGGTGGCACTTAATTCAAACTTCTTTTATGAGCTGAGCTTGACAGTGAACTCAGATTTAATCAGAAATTTTTAGTAACGTTCA comes from Ptychodera flava strain L36383 chromosome 8, AS_Pfla_20210202, whole genome shotgun sequence and encodes:
- the LOC139138060 gene encoding cannabinoid receptor 1-like, which produces MRIQAHSAGEETLTNNSKTPSLQEIRTLKVLVVVFMLIIFGYVPAPLSSVIVRITGKKVMPELLFLLYPAIHIGGSVNPILYGLSNKNIRDAYRQLFTGKMTVGRLCRSVDDDSQVSAT